One genomic region from Stutzerimonas decontaminans encodes:
- a CDS encoding MdtB/MuxB family multidrug efflux RND transporter permease subunit produces MNISRLFILRPVATTLSMVAILLAGLIAYKLLPVAALPQVDYPTIRVMTLYPGASPEVMTSAVTAPLERQFGQMPGLAQLSSTSSGGASVITLRFSLDVALDVAEQEVQAAINAANNLLPNDLPAPPVYNKVNPADTPVLTLAVTSESLPLPKLHDLVDTRMAQKLAQINGVGMVSIAGGQRPAVRIRTNPEALAAYGLSLADVRSLITSSNVNQPKGNFDGPTRVSMLDANDQLKTPAEYAELILTYQDGAALRLKDVADIVDGAENERLAAWANDSQAVLLNVQRQPGANVIDVVERIQVLLPEVKASMPAGLDVVVLTDRTQTIRAAVTDVQHELMLATFLVVMVTFVFLKKLSATVIPSIAVPLSLVGTFAVMYLCGFSLNNLTLMALTIATGFVVDDAIVMLENIARHLEEGETPLNAALKGARQIGFTLISLTFSLIAVLIPLLFMQDVVGRLFREFAITLAVAILISLVVSLTLTPMMCAKLLKPQTAAEAKPDWVERLIGRYSRWLTWVLRHQTLTLLVAVGTLGLTVVLYLAVPKGFFPVQDTGVIQGISEAPQSISFRAMSERQQALARVILADPAVESLSSYIGVDGDNVTLNSGRLLINLKPHGERDLTASQIIDRLRPELAKVPGIELYLQPVQDLSIEDRVSRTQFQFSLETPDGELLQEWTPRLVEALRERPELTDVASDLQSNGLQIYLDIDRDAAARLGIQVADITDALYDAFGQRQISTIFTQASQYRVVLEAEAGNRLGPQALEQLFVQSEGGTPVRLSSLATLEQRKAPLLINHIGQFPAVTLSFNLASGVSLGKAVEVIEAVEQEIGLPAGIQTRFQGAAEAFRASLSSTLLLILAAVVTMYIVLGVLYESYIHPITILSTLPSAAVGALLALLLTGNDLGLIAIIGIILLIGIVKKNAIMMIDFALEAERQQGMSPQDAIYRAALLRFRPILMTTLAALFGAIPLMLASGSGAELRQPLGLVLVGGLLLSQLLTLFTTPVIYLFFDRLGQRFGRRRETLQEAEA; encoded by the coding sequence ATGAACATCTCCCGGTTGTTCATCCTGCGGCCGGTCGCGACCACGCTAAGCATGGTCGCGATCCTGCTGGCCGGGTTGATCGCCTACAAGCTGCTGCCGGTGGCTGCGCTGCCACAGGTGGACTACCCGACCATCCGCGTGATGACGCTTTACCCCGGCGCCAGTCCCGAGGTCATGACCAGCGCCGTCACCGCGCCGCTGGAGCGGCAATTCGGTCAGATGCCGGGCCTTGCCCAGCTGTCATCCACCAGCTCCGGCGGCGCCTCGGTGATTACCTTGCGTTTCTCGCTGGACGTGGCGCTGGATGTGGCGGAGCAGGAAGTGCAGGCGGCGATCAACGCGGCGAACAACCTGCTGCCCAACGATTTGCCGGCGCCGCCGGTGTACAACAAGGTCAATCCGGCCGACACGCCGGTGCTGACCCTGGCGGTGACCTCAGAATCGCTGCCGCTGCCCAAGCTGCATGATCTGGTCGATACGCGCATGGCGCAGAAGCTGGCGCAGATCAACGGTGTTGGCATGGTCAGCATCGCCGGTGGCCAGCGCCCAGCGGTGCGTATCCGCACCAATCCCGAAGCACTGGCGGCCTACGGCCTGTCGCTGGCCGATGTGCGCTCGCTGATCACCAGCTCCAACGTCAACCAGCCCAAGGGCAACTTCGATGGCCCGACCCGGGTGTCGATGCTCGATGCCAACGACCAGCTGAAGACGCCGGCGGAATACGCCGAGCTGATTCTGACCTATCAGGACGGCGCCGCACTGCGCCTCAAAGATGTGGCTGATATCGTCGACGGCGCCGAGAATGAGCGTCTTGCCGCCTGGGCCAACGACAGCCAGGCGGTACTGTTGAATGTCCAGCGTCAGCCCGGCGCCAACGTCATCGACGTGGTCGAGCGCATCCAGGTGCTGCTGCCGGAAGTAAAGGCCAGCATGCCGGCTGGGCTCGACGTGGTGGTGCTCACCGACCGAACCCAGACCATCCGCGCCGCGGTCACCGATGTGCAGCACGAGCTGATGCTCGCCACCTTTCTGGTGGTGATGGTGACCTTCGTTTTCCTCAAGAAGCTCTCGGCCACCGTGATCCCGTCGATCGCGGTGCCGCTGTCGCTGGTCGGCACCTTTGCAGTGATGTACCTCTGCGGCTTCTCACTGAACAACCTGACGCTGATGGCACTGACCATCGCCACCGGCTTCGTGGTGGACGATGCCATCGTCATGCTAGAGAACATCGCGCGGCATCTGGAGGAGGGCGAGACACCGCTCAACGCCGCGCTGAAGGGCGCGCGCCAGATCGGCTTCACCCTTATTTCCCTGACCTTCTCGCTGATCGCCGTACTGATTCCGCTGCTGTTCATGCAGGACGTGGTGGGACGACTGTTCCGTGAATTCGCCATCACCCTGGCGGTGGCGATTCTGATCTCGCTGGTAGTGTCGCTGACGCTGACCCCGATGATGTGCGCCAAGCTGCTCAAACCGCAGACCGCAGCCGAGGCCAAACCGGATTGGGTCGAGCGGCTGATCGGCCGTTACTCGCGCTGGCTGACCTGGGTGCTGCGCCATCAGACGCTGACCCTGCTGGTGGCGGTCGGGACGCTTGGCTTGACCGTCGTGCTCTATCTTGCCGTACCCAAGGGCTTCTTCCCGGTGCAGGACACCGGCGTGATCCAGGGCATCAGCGAGGCGCCGCAGTCGATCTCTTTCCGTGCCATGAGCGAACGCCAGCAGGCACTGGCACGGGTCATTCTGGCCGATCCGGCGGTGGAAAGCCTGTCGTCCTATATCGGGGTGGACGGCGACAACGTCACGCTCAACAGTGGCCGTCTGCTGATCAACCTCAAGCCCCACGGCGAGCGCGACCTGACCGCCAGCCAGATCATCGACCGGCTGCGACCGGAGCTGGCCAAGGTGCCAGGTATCGAGCTGTACCTGCAGCCGGTGCAGGATCTATCCATCGAGGATCGGGTCAGCCGCACGCAGTTTCAGTTCAGCCTGGAAACCCCGGACGGCGAACTGCTACAGGAATGGACGCCACGCCTTGTCGAGGCGCTGCGAGAGCGGCCGGAACTGACCGATGTCGCCAGCGACCTGCAGAGCAACGGCCTGCAGATCTACCTGGACATCGACCGCGACGCCGCGGCGCGCCTGGGTATCCAGGTCGCGGACATCACCGATGCGCTGTACGACGCCTTCGGCCAGCGGCAGATCTCCACCATCTTCACCCAGGCCAGCCAGTATCGCGTGGTGCTGGAAGCGGAAGCCGGCAACCGCCTCGGCCCGCAGGCGCTGGAGCAGCTGTTCGTGCAGAGCGAAGGCGGTACGCCGGTGCGGCTGTCCAGCCTGGCAACCCTGGAGCAGCGCAAAGCGCCACTGCTGATCAACCATATCGGCCAGTTCCCGGCGGTTACGCTGTCCTTCAACCTGGCCAGCGGCGTGTCGCTGGGCAAGGCGGTCGAGGTGATTGAAGCGGTGGAGCAGGAGATCGGCCTGCCCGCGGGCATCCAGACGCGCTTCCAAGGTGCTGCCGAGGCGTTCCGCGCCTCGCTGTCGAGCACGCTGCTGCTGATCCTCGCAGCGGTGGTGACCATGTACATCGTGCTCGGCGTGCTCTACGAGAGCTATATCCACCCGATCACCATCCTCTCCACGCTGCCCTCGGCGGCGGTCGGCGCCTTGCTAGCCTTGTTGCTGACCGGTAACGACCTCGGGCTGATCGCGATCATCGGCATCATCCTCCTGATCGGCATCGTCAAGAAGAACGCGATCATGATGATCGACTTCGCCCTGGAGGCCGAACGGCAGCAGGGCATGAGTCCGCAGGACGCGATCTATCGCGCGGCGCTGCTGCGTTTCCGGCCGATCCTGATGACCACGCTGGCGGCGCTGTTCGGTGCGATTCCG